A single genomic interval of Helianthus annuus cultivar XRQ/B chromosome 13, HanXRQr2.0-SUNRISE, whole genome shotgun sequence harbors:
- the LOC110901948 gene encoding uncharacterized protein LOC110901948 yields the protein MKILIESLAVNVGSNKWHWKYDVNGNFTVAGIKKILSSVNHDSPVRAFEWNNWVPKKVAIVAWRAEMEQLPTKSAFMARNVPVQGQDCVFCGEYAETSEHIFVGCQFAQSVWLNITVWCNIQPIIASGINDIFSLHEVSSGSSKKRKAIHAAVLVAV from the coding sequence ATGAAGATCTTGATTGAGTCCCTAGCTGTGAATGTGGGGTCAAACAAATGGCATTGGAAATATGATGTTAATGGTAACTTTACTGTGGCGGGTATCAAGAAGATTTTGAGCTCGGTTAACCATGATAGCCCCGTTAGAGCTTTCGAGTGGAATAATTGGGTCCCGAAGAAGGTCGCTATTGTGGCATGGAGGGCAGAAATGGAACAGCTGCCAACTAAGAGTGCGTTTATGGCTCGTAATGTTCCGGTACAAGGTCAAGACTGCGTGTTTTGCGGGGAGTATGCAGAGACGAGCGAGCATATCTTTGTTGGTTGCCAGTTTGCACAATCGGTATGGTTGAATATCACGGTGTGGTGTAACATTCAGCCGATAATAGCATCCGGGATCAATGACATTTTTAGTTTGCACGAGGTTAGTTCTGGTTCATCGAAGAAGCGGAAGGCGATTCATGCCGCCGTTTTGGTGGCTGTTTGA